Proteins encoded within one genomic window of uncultured Desulfobacter sp.:
- the cmoA gene encoding carboxy-S-adenosyl-L-methionine synthase CmoA, with the protein MYKDRVFAEKLTTITPFRFNEKVARVFDDMLVRSVPLYGEVLKQQARIAMQFYQNGTRIFDLGCSHGNFGVLLLDCFGETAFKMTGVDSSWPMIQRFKKRLCVHDSQGCIELACACMEDIVIANASVVVINLTLQFLDSDKRDTLIQSAFDGLCQGGILLLTEKTVHPDPQLNALEQEYYHQFKRENGYTDLEISQKRDALERVLVPETVAEHEHRIQKAGFDCFNVWLKWFNFTSMIAVK; encoded by the coding sequence ATGTATAAAGACAGGGTATTTGCAGAAAAACTAACCACAATCACACCTTTCAGGTTCAACGAAAAAGTCGCCCGGGTATTTGACGATATGCTGGTCAGATCCGTACCGTTGTACGGTGAAGTGCTTAAACAGCAGGCAAGAATTGCCATGCAGTTTTATCAAAACGGAACCCGGATATTTGACCTGGGGTGCTCCCATGGCAATTTTGGTGTTTTGCTTCTCGACTGCTTTGGTGAAACAGCATTTAAGATGACGGGTGTTGACAGTTCCTGGCCCATGATCCAGCGGTTTAAAAAGAGGCTTTGCGTCCATGACAGCCAGGGCTGCATAGAACTTGCCTGTGCCTGCATGGAAGATATTGTGATTGCAAACGCATCTGTGGTGGTTATCAATCTGACCTTGCAGTTTCTTGATTCCGACAAACGGGACACGCTTATTCAATCCGCCTTTGACGGCCTTTGCCAAGGCGGTATATTGCTGCTTACGGAAAAGACCGTTCACCCTGATCCGCAATTGAATGCCCTGGAACAGGAATATTATCATCAGTTTAAAAGGGAAAACGGATATACGGACCTTGAGATCAGTCAGAAACGGGATGCCCTGGAACGGGTGCTGGTTCCCGAGACCGTGGCCGAACATGAACACCGGATCCAGAAGGCCGGCTTTGATTGCTTCAATGTTTGGCTCAAGTGGTTCAATTTTACATCTATGATCGCTGTCAAATAG